One region of Scophthalmus maximus strain ysfricsl-2021 chromosome 15, ASM2237912v1, whole genome shotgun sequence genomic DNA includes:
- the keap1a gene encoding kelch-like ECH-associated protein 1A isoform X1: MHCPMRKKRPTRDSDFSAIAVPSMYCSGYLDYTVETHASRSMGVMDEFRKQELLCDVVLHVTYKERTVDFKVHRLVLASCSPYFRAMFTSSFKERHAPEITLRDVCPQVVGRLIDFAYTSRITVGEKCVLHVLLAAMRYQMEDVAKACCDFLTKHLEPANVIGIARFAEDIGCTELHQRSREYINTHFNEVTKVDEFFSLSHCQLLELISQDSLKVLCESEVYKACTDWVGWDMEGRAQYLHALLNAVHIYALPPKFLKNQLLSCPILSKANSCKDLLSKIFQDMTLRKLPPAPNRGTQLIYVAGGYRQHSLASMEAYNPRRNVWLKLADMGTPCSGLAACALFGLLYTVGGRNLSLQNNTESSALCCYNPMTNQWSQRASLNTPRNRVGVGVVDGCIYAVGGSQGSTHHSTVERWDPESNRWSFVCPMSVARLGAGVAACGGALYVVGGYDGQNRWDTAEKYQPDTNTWHQLAPMSTIRSGLGLVCVNSHLYAIGGYDGRSQLSSVERYNVARNVWEPRAPMLYCRSAHGVTVHHRRIFVLGGFNQHGFLSSIECYCPERNEWMCVTEMPVGRSGMGIAVTMEPCPGSLPEPEEDEDGAT, from the exons ATGCATTGCCCGATGAGGAAGAAACGTCCCACCCGCGATTCTGATTTCTCAGCGATCGCAGTTCCCTCGATGTACTGCTCTGGGTACCTTGACTACACAGTCGAGACCCACGCTTCCAGATCCATGGGGGTCATGGACGAGTTCAGGAAGCAGGAGCTGTTGTGTGACGTGGTGCTACATGTCACGTACAAGGAAAGAACGGTGGACTTCAAG gtgCACAGGCTGGTTCTGGCCTCGTGTAGCCCCTACTTCAGGGCCATGTTCACCAGCAGCTTCAAAGAGCGCCACGCCCCGGAGATCACCTTGCGCGATGTTTGCCCCCAGGTGGTGGGAAGGCTCATTGACTTTGCCTACACCTCCcgcatcacagtgggagagaaatgtgtGCTGCATGTTCTTTTGGCTGCGATGAg gTATCAGATGGAGGACGTGGCCAAGGCGTGCTGCGATTTCCTTACCAAGCATCTGGAACCGGCCAACGTCATCGGCATCGCCCGGTTTGCGGAGGACATTGGCTGCACGGAGCTGCACCAACGAAGCCGAGAGTACATCAACACACACTTCAATGAG GTGACCAAAGTGGACGAGTTCTTCAGCCTCTCCCACTGCCAACTGCTGGAGCTCATCAGTCAGGACAGTCTCAAGGTGCTCTGTGAGTCTGAG GTGTATAAGGCCTGCACAGACTGGGTCGGCTGGGACATGGAGGGTCGAGCCCAGTACCTGCACGCCCTCCTGAATGCAGTTCATATCTACGCTCTGCCTCCGAAGTTCCTGAAGAACCAGCTCCTGTCCTGCCCCATCCTCAGCAAG GCCAATTCCTGTAAGGACCTCCTTTCTAAAATCTTCCAGGACATGACGCTGAGGAAGCTGCCTCCTGCACCTAACCGTGGAACTCAACTCATCTATGTGGCCGGCGG ATACCGGCAGCATTCACTGGCGTCCATGGAGGCTTACAATCCCAGGAGGAACGTGTGGCTGAAGCTGGCTGACATGGGAACTCCATGCAGTGGACTGGCTGCCTGCGCGCTGTTCGGACTGCTCTACACC gtTGGGGGCAGAAACCTGTCGCTTCAAAACAACACGGAGTCCAGCGCCCTGTGCTGCTACAACCCAATGACCAACCAGTGGAGCCAGCGAGCCTCGCTCAACACCCCCAGGAACAGGGTCGGGGTCGGGGTGGTGGACGGCTGCATCTACGCCGTCGGAGGTTCCCAGGGCTCGACGCATCACAGCACGGTGGAGAG gtgggATCCAGAGTCCAATCGCTGGTCCTTCGTCTGCCCGATGTCGGTGGCTCGCCTAGGGGCCGGCGTGGCGGCGTGTGGGGGGGCTCTGTACGTGGTGGGGGGGTACGATGGACAGAACCGCTGGGACACTGCTGAAAAGTACCAGCCCGACACCAACACCTGGCACCAACTGGCTCCCATGAGCACCATACGCAGTGGActgg ggttggtgtgtgtgaacTCTCACCTGTACGCTATAGGAGGCTATGACGGGAGGAGCCAGCTGTCGTCCGTGGAGCGGTACAATGTAGCCAGGAATGTCTGGGAGCCCCGGGCCCCCATGCTGTACTGTCGCAGCGCACACGGAGTGACGGTCCACCACAGGCGCATCTTTGTCCTCG GAGGTTTTAACCAGCACGGCTTCCTGTCCAGCATCGAGTGTTACTGTCCAGAAAGGAATGAATGGATGTGCGTCACCGAGATGCCTGTTGGTCGCAGCGGCATGGGCATCGCTGTTACCATGGAGCCCTGCCCTGGCAGCCTGCCAGAgccagaggaggacgaggacggagCCACATAG
- the keap1a gene encoding kelch-like ECH-associated protein 1A isoform X2 produces the protein MHCPMRKKRPTRDSDFSAIAVPSMYCSGYLDYTVETHASRSMGVMDEFRKQELLCDVVLHVTYKERTVDFKVHRLVLASCSPYFRAMFTSSFKERHAPEITLRDVCPQVVGRLIDFAYTSRITVGEKCVLHVLLAAMRYQMEDVAKACCDFLTKHLEPANVIGIARFAEDIGCTELHQRSREYINTHFNEVTKVDEFFSLSHCQLLELISQDSLKVLCESEVYKACTDWVGWDMEGRAQYLHALLNAVHIYALPPKFLKNQLLSCPILSKANSCKDLLSKIFQDMTLRKLPPAPNRGTQLIYVAGGYRQHSLASMEAYNPRRNVWLKLADMGTPCSGLAACALFGLLYTVGGRNLSLQNNTESSALCCYNPMTNQWSQRASLNTPRNRVGVGVVDGCIYAVGGSQGSTHHSTVERWDPESNRWSFVCPMSVARLGAGVAACGGALYVVGGYDGQNRWDTAEKYQPDTNTWHQLAPMSTIRSGLGECGWCV, from the exons ATGCATTGCCCGATGAGGAAGAAACGTCCCACCCGCGATTCTGATTTCTCAGCGATCGCAGTTCCCTCGATGTACTGCTCTGGGTACCTTGACTACACAGTCGAGACCCACGCTTCCAGATCCATGGGGGTCATGGACGAGTTCAGGAAGCAGGAGCTGTTGTGTGACGTGGTGCTACATGTCACGTACAAGGAAAGAACGGTGGACTTCAAG gtgCACAGGCTGGTTCTGGCCTCGTGTAGCCCCTACTTCAGGGCCATGTTCACCAGCAGCTTCAAAGAGCGCCACGCCCCGGAGATCACCTTGCGCGATGTTTGCCCCCAGGTGGTGGGAAGGCTCATTGACTTTGCCTACACCTCCcgcatcacagtgggagagaaatgtgtGCTGCATGTTCTTTTGGCTGCGATGAg gTATCAGATGGAGGACGTGGCCAAGGCGTGCTGCGATTTCCTTACCAAGCATCTGGAACCGGCCAACGTCATCGGCATCGCCCGGTTTGCGGAGGACATTGGCTGCACGGAGCTGCACCAACGAAGCCGAGAGTACATCAACACACACTTCAATGAG GTGACCAAAGTGGACGAGTTCTTCAGCCTCTCCCACTGCCAACTGCTGGAGCTCATCAGTCAGGACAGTCTCAAGGTGCTCTGTGAGTCTGAG GTGTATAAGGCCTGCACAGACTGGGTCGGCTGGGACATGGAGGGTCGAGCCCAGTACCTGCACGCCCTCCTGAATGCAGTTCATATCTACGCTCTGCCTCCGAAGTTCCTGAAGAACCAGCTCCTGTCCTGCCCCATCCTCAGCAAG GCCAATTCCTGTAAGGACCTCCTTTCTAAAATCTTCCAGGACATGACGCTGAGGAAGCTGCCTCCTGCACCTAACCGTGGAACTCAACTCATCTATGTGGCCGGCGG ATACCGGCAGCATTCACTGGCGTCCATGGAGGCTTACAATCCCAGGAGGAACGTGTGGCTGAAGCTGGCTGACATGGGAACTCCATGCAGTGGACTGGCTGCCTGCGCGCTGTTCGGACTGCTCTACACC gtTGGGGGCAGAAACCTGTCGCTTCAAAACAACACGGAGTCCAGCGCCCTGTGCTGCTACAACCCAATGACCAACCAGTGGAGCCAGCGAGCCTCGCTCAACACCCCCAGGAACAGGGTCGGGGTCGGGGTGGTGGACGGCTGCATCTACGCCGTCGGAGGTTCCCAGGGCTCGACGCATCACAGCACGGTGGAGAG gtgggATCCAGAGTCCAATCGCTGGTCCTTCGTCTGCCCGATGTCGGTGGCTCGCCTAGGGGCCGGCGTGGCGGCGTGTGGGGGGGCTCTGTACGTGGTGGGGGGGTACGATGGACAGAACCGCTGGGACACTGCTGAAAAGTACCAGCCCGACACCAACACCTGGCACCAACTGGCTCCCATGAGCACCATACGCAGTGGActgggtgagtgt ggttggtgtgtgtga